GCGCACGGCCTGCCACCGGAACTGCCGCTGGTGGGCGCGCTGCGGGAGGCGGGAAGCGTGCTGTTCTTCGAGGACACGCGCGCCCATCCGCACGCGGCGGGCTTTGCCGACCTGGGCGTGCTGGCGCTGACCGCCGCGCCTGTCTGCGACCAGGGGGGGCGGCTGGTGGGGGCGCTGCTGTCACACGTGTTCACGCCGCACGCCTGGAGCGGGGAGGAGCGGCGGCTGGTGGGCACCATCACCGGCCTGCTGACGCTGCTGGCCGCGCGTCTGGATGCCGAGGAGCGCGAGCGGGACGCCCACGAGAGTGCCCTGCGTGCGCTCGGCCTGATGCTGGAGGCCAGAGACGCCGAGACGCACGGGCACACCGACCGGGTGACCGCGCTGGCGCTGCGCCTGGGCCGCGCCCTGGGCCTCAGCGAGACGGAACTGCGCGACCTGCGCTGGGGCGCGTACCTGCATGACATCGGCAAGATCGGCATTCCCGACGAGGTCCTGCACTGCCCCGGTACGCTGGACGCCGCGGCCCGCGCCCGGATGCAGGGCCACGTCACCGAGGGGGCGCGGCTGGCGGCACAACTGCCCTTCCTCTCCCGCGCGGCGCTCGACGTGATCGCCGGGCACCACGAGTGCTGGGACGGCAGCGGTTACCCCTGCGGCCTCGCGGGCGAGGCGATTCCCCTGCACGCCCGCATCTTCGCCGCCTGCGACGTGTACGACGCCCTGATCAGCGTCCGGCCCTACAAACGGGCCTGGCCCCACGCGGAAGCCGCCGCGCACCTGGCGCGGTGCAGCGGCACCCACTTCGACCCGGCGGTCGTGACAGCACTGCTGCGCGTGCTGGACGAGGAAGCGCCAGCGGCAAGCGCGTGACGGGGGGTTGCGCTGAGGGCGTGCCCGGTCCCACACCAGTTACTCAATCGTTGGCATGCTCCAGAGGCGCAGAGGGAAGCAGCAACGGTTCTACGGACAGGGCCTGTGACCGGGAATGGTTACTGTATGTCTCCCAGGTGGGTGTGTACGCCTCATCCGCCTGGTTGCCCCAGACCGTCCAGCCAGGGCGGGTGCCCCGCGCAAACAGTTCCAGATAGGGGCCAGGGCTGCACGCCTCGATCAGTTCGTACTGCTCGTCGGGCTTGCGGGAATGCTCGCGCTTCTGTGTCTTGAGGATATTGACCTGTCGTCGGCCCGGCGCGAGCGTGCGGGCACCCTTGCCACGCACGCCAAACAGGATGATCTCCGTTGTGTTGCGAAAATAAAAGCCTACCCCGCGCCCATCCGGTTCACCGTCCTTGCGGACTTTGTGCCAGATCAGGTTGGTCTTGTACGTGAATCCCCAGGCGCTCATGACCTCCAGCCCCTCGGGCAGCAGGGCATTCGGCACCCACAGGTAGAGGTGAGCGGTGGGGGCCGCCGCGTCCGCAACCGGAATGGCCTTGATCGCCTCCAGCCCCAGGGTCGGGTAGCGGCTGAGGCGGTGATGTTCAGGGGCGACCTTGCCGGTCCGGTTGATGAACTGCCAGGGGGGATCAGCCAGAATGGTCGCGTACTTTCCCTGCACGTCCCGGCGAAAGTCCTCGGCCGCCGACATCAGCAGTCCTCCGCGTAAACACGCTCGCTGATCCCGATGACGAGAATGGGGCAGCCCGCGCCACTCCCGCCCTCGATACGGGGCAGCAGTTTGCTCATATGCGTGGTACTCATGCCGTAACTGCTTCCCCGCCCGAGCCGGTTGAAGATGGTTTGCAGATGGTCGCAGCGCGTGATGATGACCCCCACGCTGATAGCCCGCAGGTCAAACAGCAACCGGAAGTTGTTCAGGTCACGGTCGAAGAAGGGATCTTTGTTGTTCCATTCGACTTCGAGTGCGACCCGGTTCTTGAAGCAGTCCACCTTATGCGTGGGGCTGTCCTTCTGAACACCGTCCACCGTGACCGCCGTGTCGAACTTTTTCTCACGCCAGCCCCGGGCGACCAGAAAGCGGTCGATGGCGTCGGCGACGCGGCTCTTGTTGCCCCCGCCCGAGGTGATCCAGGACTGACAGAGCCGGAAGTCGTCCAGCAGGGCCAGCAGATCGTTCCACTCGGCAGGAAAGTCAGTGGCGAGGATGGCGCAGGCGTGCTTCCACTCATGCACCTCGTACTTCTCGCGGAGGTGGTCGGGGATCAGATCAAGTGCCACAACGAATCACGTTCACAGGGTACTGCCCTCTCACCCCGCCAGCGTCAGCACCGTCACCTCCGGCGCGCAGAGGTTCCGCAGCGGCACGCCGCTGGTCCCCAGGCCCCGGCTGACATAGGCGGGCGTGCCGTACGCGCCGCGCACCCAGCCCAGCGCGTACCGCTGCCCGTAGCGGCTGGGGACGACGGGGGCGCCGATCAGCGGCAGCCGGATCTGCCCACCGTGCGTGTGCCCGCACAGGACCAGCCCCGCCGGGCCGGGCAACTCGGGGAGGAGGTCGGGGTTGTGGCTGAGCAGCAGCGTGGCCCTTTCCCCTGCGCCCGCGAGGGCCGCCCCCGCATCAGGTCGCCCGAACCAGAAATCGTCCACCCCCCCCACCCACAGGTCATCGCGGACGGCGCGGCCCGCGTCACGCAGGATGGTGACGCCCGCGCGGGCGAACGCCGCCGCGAGTTCCTGTCGCCGCCCCTGCCAGTCGGGTCGGGCCGCGCCGCGCCCGTGGGCGTCGGGAAGT
The window above is part of the Deinococcus metallilatus genome. Proteins encoded here:
- a CDS encoding HD-GYP domain-containing protein, whose amino-acid sequence is MTAFPFAGEVPTAPHDLSLHLTRLGLTAPDLGSAMQPVLDVLVSRTAAVGAGYFQLRDTTLAYHARAASGDMPQGPLMEALLAHGLPPELPLVGALREAGSVLFFEDTRAHPHAAGFADLGVLALTAAPVCDQGGRLVGALLSHVFTPHAWSGEERRLVGTITGLLTLLAARLDAEERERDAHESALRALGLMLEARDAETHGHTDRVTALALRLGRALGLSETELRDLRWGAYLHDIGKIGIPDEVLHCPGTLDAAARARMQGHVTEGARLAAQLPFLSRAALDVIAGHHECWDGSGYPCGLAGEAIPLHARIFAACDVYDALISVRPYKRAWPHAEAAAHLARCSGTHFDPAVVTALLRVLDEEAPAASA
- a CDS encoding MT-A70 family methyltransferase — translated: MSAAEDFRRDVQGKYATILADPPWQFINRTGKVAPEHHRLSRYPTLGLEAIKAIPVADAAAPTAHLYLWVPNALLPEGLEVMSAWGFTYKTNLIWHKVRKDGEPDGRGVGFYFRNTTEIILFGVRGKGARTLAPGRRQVNILKTQKREHSRKPDEQYELIEACSPGPYLELFARGTRPGWTVWGNQADEAYTPTWETYSNHSRSQALSVEPLLLPSAPLEHAND
- a CDS encoding BglII/BstYI family type II restriction endonuclease; the encoded protein is MALDLIPDHLREKYEVHEWKHACAILATDFPAEWNDLLALLDDFRLCQSWITSGGGNKSRVADAIDRFLVARGWREKKFDTAVTVDGVQKDSPTHKVDCFKNRVALEVEWNNKDPFFDRDLNNFRLLFDLRAISVGVIITRCDHLQTIFNRLGRGSSYGMSTTHMSKLLPRIEGGSGAGCPILVIGISERVYAEDC
- a CDS encoding metallophosphoesterase, with the translated sequence MTPAAPNLTRRRVLRGLLGGGLALGTLGGAGLAQAARFEVVRERATLPGLRAPLRVAFLTDLHYGLYVFGGSVRAWVDAANAERPDLILLGGDFLDIRPDGDPTPLLTELARLHAPLGVYGVWGNHDYGSFGLPDAHGRGAARPDWQGRRQELAAAFARAGVTILRDAGRAVRDDLWVGGVDDFWFGRPDAGAALAGAGERATLLLSHNPDLLPELPGPAGLVLCGHTHGGQIRLPLIGAPVVPSRYGQRYALGWVRGAYGTPAYVSRGLGTSGVPLRNLCAPEVTVLTLAG